A part of Hymenobacter swuensis DY53 genomic DNA contains:
- a CDS encoding sigma-54-dependent transcriptional regulator — MSTPLPFSIVIVEDDPWYGQLLQYHLSLNPDYQVTLYTSGQELLHNLHTLPDVVTIDFGLPDMEGRELLRRVRERQPELPIIVISAQSKITTAVELLRMGASDYLVKDEYTKDLLWNAVLKIRETSRLRQQVQQLQTQLQEKYDFNRLLKGNSPAIQRTFHLMERAAQTPVNVSVTGETGTGKELVAKAVHLKSERSKKPFVAVNMAAIPTELLESELFGHEKGAFTGAIGRKIGKFEEANGGTLFLDEIGELSLPMQAKLLRVLQERELQRVGGNERIKLNVRLITATHKNLAEEVKKQAFREDLYYRVIGLPIELPPLRERGSDILFLAKHFLEEFCQEQGRPVPALAEETQVRLLAHSYPGNVRELKTIMELAAALCNGQEILPRDLLFTPATSGADLGLLSEQRTLREYSRHIIRHHLDKYDHNVPLVARKLDIGKSTIYKMVQDGEL, encoded by the coding sequence ATGAGTACACCTCTACCTTTTTCCATTGTGATAGTAGAAGATGACCCGTGGTACGGGCAGTTGCTGCAGTATCATTTGTCGCTCAACCCCGATTACCAAGTCACGCTGTATACTTCCGGCCAGGAGCTGCTACATAATCTGCACACTCTCCCCGACGTGGTAACCATCGATTTTGGTCTGCCCGATATGGAAGGCCGGGAATTGCTGCGCCGCGTCCGGGAGCGGCAGCCGGAACTGCCCATCATCGTTATCAGTGCCCAGAGCAAGATTACTACGGCCGTAGAGCTGCTGCGCATGGGCGCTTCCGATTACCTGGTGAAAGACGAGTACACCAAGGACCTGCTCTGGAACGCGGTGCTCAAGATTCGGGAAACCAGCCGCCTGCGCCAGCAGGTGCAGCAACTGCAGACACAACTGCAGGAAAAGTACGATTTCAACCGGCTGCTGAAGGGCAACAGCCCGGCCATCCAGCGCACCTTTCACCTGATGGAGCGCGCCGCCCAGACGCCCGTAAACGTGTCGGTGACGGGTGAAACCGGCACGGGCAAGGAACTGGTAGCCAAGGCTGTGCATCTGAAATCGGAACGCAGCAAGAAGCCTTTTGTGGCCGTGAACATGGCCGCCATTCCCACCGAGCTGCTGGAATCGGAGCTGTTTGGCCACGAAAAAGGCGCCTTTACCGGGGCCATCGGCCGCAAAATCGGCAAGTTCGAGGAGGCCAACGGCGGCACGCTGTTTCTGGATGAAATCGGGGAGCTGAGCCTGCCCATGCAGGCCAAGCTGCTGCGGGTACTGCAGGAGCGGGAGCTACAACGCGTGGGCGGCAATGAGCGCATCAAGCTGAACGTGCGCCTGATTACGGCGACGCACAAAAACCTGGCGGAGGAAGTCAAGAAGCAGGCCTTCCGGGAAGACCTGTACTACCGCGTCATCGGGCTGCCCATTGAACTGCCGCCCTTACGCGAGCGGGGCAGCGACATTCTGTTTCTGGCCAAGCACTTTCTGGAGGAGTTCTGTCAGGAGCAGGGCCGCCCGGTGCCGGCCCTCGCGGAGGAAACGCAGGTGCGCCTGCTGGCCCATAGCTACCCCGGCAACGTGCGGGAGCTCAAAACCATCATGGAGCTGGCCGCCGCCCTCTGCAACGGCCAGGAGATTCTGCCCCGCGACCTGCTGTTCACGCCCGCTACCAGCGGCGCCGACTTGGGCCTGCTTTCGGAGCAGCGCACCCTGCGCGA
- a CDS encoding DUF1972 domain-containing protein — MKSQKVAVIGTVGLPACYGGFETLTAYLVKYLHAEHELTVYCSGKKYPKEQRQTHYQGARLRYLPLEANGFQSILYDCLSILHALFFADVLLILGVPGGILLPFVKLFTRKRIIISIDGIEWRRAKWSKPAKWYLRFAEYLAVRFSHADISDNDAIQNYTARAYSTRSRVIEYGGDHAQPQPVTPAYQRQYPFLQEPYAFKVCRIEPENNVGLILSVFAELPAYPFVLVGNWNNSEFGRQLRARYQYYDHLHLLDPIYDQATLDVLRSNCHVYVHGHSAGGTNPSLVEAMHLGLPVLAFHVSFNKATTEHKARYFGSAEELRAHLTGTTPDAWQTLAQNMREIAHRRYRWEVVARKYSYLIQKVCSEQPSTNLAPRISQLGTKELLQHQLAHYQVLTPFYEEE, encoded by the coding sequence ATGAAATCTCAGAAAGTAGCCGTTATCGGCACGGTGGGGCTGCCGGCCTGCTACGGCGGCTTCGAAACCCTTACGGCCTACCTGGTCAAGTACCTGCACGCCGAGCACGAGCTGACCGTGTACTGCAGCGGCAAAAAATACCCCAAGGAGCAGCGCCAGACGCACTACCAGGGCGCCCGCCTGCGCTACTTGCCGCTGGAGGCCAACGGCTTCCAGAGTATCCTCTACGACTGCCTCTCCATTCTGCACGCGCTGTTCTTTGCCGATGTGCTCCTGATTCTGGGGGTGCCGGGCGGGATTCTGCTGCCCTTCGTGAAGCTGTTTACCCGCAAGCGCATCATCATTTCCATTGATGGTATTGAGTGGCGGCGGGCCAAGTGGAGCAAGCCCGCCAAGTGGTACTTGCGCTTCGCCGAATACCTGGCCGTGCGCTTCAGCCACGCCGATATTTCCGACAACGACGCCATTCAGAACTACACGGCCCGCGCCTACAGTACCCGCAGCCGCGTTATTGAGTACGGCGGCGACCATGCCCAGCCCCAGCCCGTCACGCCCGCCTACCAGCGGCAGTACCCGTTTCTGCAGGAGCCCTACGCCTTCAAGGTGTGCCGCATCGAGCCTGAAAACAACGTGGGGCTGATTCTGAGCGTGTTTGCCGAGCTGCCCGCCTATCCTTTTGTGCTGGTGGGCAACTGGAACAACAGTGAGTTTGGCCGCCAGCTGCGGGCCCGCTACCAGTACTACGACCACCTGCACCTGCTCGACCCCATCTACGACCAGGCCACCCTGGACGTGCTGCGCAGCAACTGCCACGTGTACGTGCATGGCCATAGCGCCGGCGGCACCAACCCCTCCCTGGTGGAAGCCATGCACCTGGGTCTGCCCGTGCTGGCTTTCCACGTGTCGTTCAACAAAGCCACCACCGAGCACAAAGCCCGCTACTTCGGCAGCGCCGAGGAGCTACGCGCCCACCTTACCGGCACCACCCCGGATGCTTGGCAAACCCTGGCCCAGAACATGCGCGAAATTGCGCACCGTCGGTACCGCTGGGAAGTGGTGGCCCGCAAATACAGCTACCTCATTCAGAAAGTGTGTTCCGAGCAGCCCAGCACCAACCTGGCCCCGCGCATCAGCCAGCTCGGCACTAAGGAGCTATTGCAGCATCAGCTGGCTCATTATCAGGTACTCACGCCATTTTATGAGGAGGAATAG
- a CDS encoding glycosyltransferase, whose product MSHIIAVHLLNDRSGSPLVLRQSLAALHQAGHRLELLTATPGPAGHLSHLPGVRTHALPYRWSASVWHTLLRFGWVQLVVFWKVLRLARPGSVVYVNSLLPFGAALAGRCRGARVVYHVHEVSIRPALLKRLLCAVVNRTAHEVLFVSEYVRKTLGLRVHRQQVIYNALSPAFVRQAAQAAPAAVPFTVLMACSLKDYKGVPEFYALAAALPDMRFELVLNADAPTVQAYRLAHPAPANLALFSTTGNMHPFYQRAAVVLNLSRPTEWVETFGMTVLEALSYGRPVVVPPVGGVAEVNVVGQTGFAINGQDLPRLVQVLELLHRHPATYARLSAAARQRAAAFAPEAFARQVQQCFAAADAPVLAAPAYATCQAA is encoded by the coding sequence ATGAGCCACATCATCGCCGTTCATTTGCTTAACGACCGGAGCGGCAGCCCGCTGGTGCTGCGCCAGTCTTTGGCCGCCCTGCACCAGGCGGGCCACCGCCTCGAGCTGCTCACGGCCACGCCCGGCCCGGCGGGCCACCTCAGTCACCTGCCCGGCGTGCGCACCCACGCGCTGCCCTATCGGTGGTCGGCCAGCGTATGGCACACGCTGCTGCGCTTTGGCTGGGTGCAGCTGGTGGTGTTCTGGAAGGTCCTGCGGCTGGCCCGGCCCGGCTCGGTGGTGTACGTGAACTCGCTGCTGCCTTTCGGGGCGGCGCTGGCCGGCCGGTGCCGGGGCGCGCGGGTGGTGTACCACGTGCACGAAGTGTCCATCCGGCCGGCGCTGCTCAAGCGGCTGCTGTGCGCGGTGGTGAACCGCACGGCCCACGAGGTGCTGTTCGTATCGGAGTACGTGCGGAAAACGCTGGGGCTGCGGGTGCACCGGCAGCAGGTCATCTACAACGCCCTGAGCCCGGCTTTTGTGCGGCAGGCGGCTCAGGCCGCGCCGGCTGCTGTCCCGTTCACGGTGCTCATGGCCTGTTCGCTGAAGGACTACAAGGGCGTGCCCGAGTTCTACGCTTTGGCCGCCGCCTTGCCCGACATGCGCTTCGAGCTGGTGCTGAATGCCGACGCGCCCACCGTGCAGGCCTACCGGCTTGCGCATCCGGCCCCGGCCAACCTCGCGCTGTTTTCCACCACTGGCAACATGCATCCCTTCTACCAGCGGGCGGCCGTAGTGCTCAACCTCTCGCGCCCCACAGAGTGGGTCGAAACCTTCGGGATGACGGTGCTGGAGGCCCTGAGCTACGGCCGGCCTGTGGTGGTGCCCCCGGTGGGCGGCGTGGCCGAGGTGAACGTGGTGGGCCAGACCGGCTTTGCCATCAACGGACAGGATTTGCCCCGGCTGGTGCAGGTGCTGGAGCTGCTGCACCGCCACCCGGCCACCTACGCCCGCCTTTCCGCCGCCGCCCGGCAGCGTGCCGCCGCCTTCGCCCCAGAAGCCTTTGCCCGGCAGGTGCAGCAGTGCTTTGCCGCGGCTGATGCCCCGGTGCTGGCTGCCCCCGCCTACGCCACCTGCCAAGCCGCCTGA
- a CDS encoding glycosyltransferase family 4 protein — protein METRVLITAYAVNPYKGSEDATGWNFLLQAARHQQVVAVTRRNNRPDIERYLLAHPELAARAARIEFRYFDLPAWCRWWKKGPLLSVLYFYMWQLSLALWLCWRRPAVDVVHSLNFHSDWTPSFLWLLGRPLVWGPVGHHPAIPHNHLTRHGRRAYLRDRLLWTMKRGFWRFDPFLRLTRRRAGHVLCVNSTVAPVLGLSGQQSSLVPAVAVELPRLHHTPATPADEFVVMIAGRMVPLKGFDMVITAFARFYRGLGPEEQSRCRLQLIGSGPEEERLHQLLRRHGLEHCARHQAWLPREQVLASYAQASVFFFPSHEGAGMVVPEALSYGVPVLCYANAGPGELVPPASGLKVRYGSFTRNADEFAARLTALLRTPELRAAEATLARRHVAAHHTWNRRGEQLRAIYTHVLAS, from the coding sequence ATGGAAACACGTGTACTCATTACGGCCTACGCCGTGAATCCCTACAAAGGCTCGGAGGATGCCACTGGCTGGAACTTCCTGCTGCAGGCTGCCCGCCACCAGCAGGTGGTGGCCGTCACGCGCCGCAACAACCGCCCCGATATTGAGCGCTACCTGCTGGCCCACCCCGAGCTGGCCGCCCGGGCCGCCCGCATCGAGTTCCGCTACTTCGATTTGCCGGCCTGGTGCCGGTGGTGGAAGAAGGGGCCGCTGCTGTCGGTGCTCTACTTTTATATGTGGCAGCTGAGTCTGGCGTTGTGGCTGTGCTGGCGCCGCCCGGCGGTGGACGTGGTGCACAGCCTCAACTTTCACAGCGACTGGACGCCCTCGTTTCTGTGGCTGCTGGGCCGGCCGCTGGTGTGGGGGCCAGTGGGGCACCACCCGGCCATTCCCCATAACCACCTCACCCGCCACGGCCGCCGCGCCTACCTGCGCGACCGGCTGCTCTGGACGATGAAGCGCGGCTTCTGGCGCTTCGACCCGTTTCTGCGGCTCACGCGCCGCCGCGCCGGCCACGTGCTCTGCGTGAATTCCACGGTGGCCCCGGTGCTGGGCCTCAGCGGCCAGCAGTCCTCTTTGGTGCCCGCCGTGGCCGTGGAGCTGCCGCGTCTTCACCATACTCCAGCAACTCCGGCCGACGAGTTTGTGGTGATGATTGCCGGCCGCATGGTGCCGCTGAAAGGCTTTGACATGGTGATTACCGCCTTTGCCCGCTTCTACCGCGGTCTGGGCCCGGAGGAGCAAAGCCGTTGCCGGCTGCAGCTCATCGGGAGCGGGCCTGAGGAAGAGCGGCTGCACCAGCTGCTCCGGCGCCACGGCCTGGAGCACTGCGCGCGGCACCAGGCCTGGCTGCCGCGCGAGCAGGTGCTGGCCAGCTACGCCCAGGCGTCGGTGTTCTTCTTCCCCTCGCACGAAGGCGCGGGCATGGTGGTGCCCGAGGCCCTGAGCTACGGCGTGCCGGTGCTGTGCTACGCCAACGCCGGCCCCGGCGAGCTGGTGCCTCCGGCCTCGGGCCTGAAGGTGCGCTACGGCTCCTTCACCCGCAACGCCGACGAGTTTGCTGCCCGCCTCACGGCTTTGCTGCGCACCCCCGAGCTACGCGCCGCCGAGGCCACCCTGGCCCGCCGCCACGTAGCCGCCCACCATACCTGGAACCGCCGCGGCGAGCAGCTGCGGGCCATTTACACCCACGTCCTTGCCTCATGA
- a CDS encoding acyltransferase, translating to MRQLFTRLVRLRNPDFSIHPAVGLSGVAGFGWRTARALLRGQLLWLRGRNPHGAMLGRGVQFEYLGSIRFGQWLKVGEQVRFSGLSTGGLQLGNHVSIGAFSQVIVSTSLQAPGQYIFIGSRVGIGEFAYLGGGGGLRIEDDCIIGQYFSCHPENHVHADVQTAIRLQGTTQRGIHIGAGCWIGSKVTVLDGVSIGAGCVVAAGAVVTRSLPDNCVAAGVPARVISSRVARPVRAAHLQPEPA from the coding sequence ATGAGACAGTTATTCACGCGGCTGGTGCGCCTCCGCAACCCCGATTTTTCCATCCACCCGGCCGTGGGGCTGAGCGGGGTGGCCGGCTTTGGCTGGCGCACGGCCCGGGCGTTGCTGCGCGGGCAACTGCTGTGGCTGCGCGGCCGCAACCCCCACGGGGCCATGCTGGGCCGCGGCGTGCAGTTTGAGTACCTGGGCAGCATCCGGTTTGGGCAGTGGCTGAAGGTGGGCGAGCAGGTGCGGTTCAGCGGCCTTTCTACCGGGGGCCTGCAGCTGGGCAACCACGTCAGCATCGGGGCCTTCAGCCAGGTGATTGTGTCCACCTCCCTGCAGGCGCCGGGCCAGTACATCTTCATCGGCAGCCGGGTGGGCATCGGGGAGTTTGCCTACCTGGGCGGCGGCGGCGGGCTGCGCATTGAGGATGACTGCATCATCGGCCAGTACTTCAGCTGCCACCCCGAAAACCACGTGCACGCCGACGTGCAGACGGCCATCCGGCTGCAGGGCACCACCCAGCGGGGCATCCACATCGGGGCCGGCTGCTGGATTGGCAGCAAGGTTACGGTGCTCGACGGGGTGAGCATCGGGGCGGGCTGCGTGGTGGCCGCCGGGGCCGTGGTCACCCGCTCCCTGCCCGACAACTGCGTGGCCGCCGGCGTGCCGGCCCGCGTCATCAGCTCCCGGGTGGCCCGCCCAGTGCGCGCCGCTCACCTTCAGCCCGAACCCGCCTAA
- a CDS encoding nucleoside/nucleotide kinase family protein — translation MRQIFTSSDSDLLTGLLGRLGFAARPDGELQLRGIRNPDGSLRWVWPAGERQPLFLAFYNATTWKARLFSRAVRLAFTCRLQGLLFPVLPGRYEAVARPGWLPGSFALFTGTPGPNRKAVCCAPDAQGRRVFAKLALGPEAEAKIAREAAVLARPRPAALRAVPLPQLLASAPGLLVQTDVQPVRATRSATLELPHRAYLCATAAAARRLPLAATGFWHTVHHQVADLLNLPDTRLPVGLRRHLATLLAGLSPQQQLGFGFAHGDFTPWNCWVAPGHDDATPGHLALYDLEFATEQAPVLYDLFHFQVQQGLLVERLAPALIRDRALALAAQIDPGLSGAEVRLAWHLYLLHQISSGLLLYHAQAEWHTQVQWLLAGWLGLVNLELAATEPHRRLVLAELLDALPGRGGVVLKLRAADAYELRPTSDVDALLPRAAARATARFLRRHPLVRAATVRTQAHMLSVDCHLHDDTFLAVDLLHEVERKTLRLLAAPAVLAEARTVAPGVPVPSLAHDFAYTWLFYWLNDSSVPAGHLWHFEQQPAEQQRALLDNLRRDYGLSFGSLAEAAEFDAALLPALQRAVQRQPGNGWLQRGRRALAYGWHTLASHFRPQGMLITFSGVDGAGKSTVIEHVRHGLEKQWRKRVVVIRHRPSVLPILSAWKYGKTGAEQRAVQSLPHQGQNQSQLSSLVRFAYYYLDYVVGQAVVWLQHTRRGHIVLYDRYYFDFINDSRRSNLRLPEGLTRSLYRFVHKPRLNFFLYADAAEILRRKQEMPAADITLLTRKYQDLFRQLGSRYRHSRYIPIRNHDLDATLSTISTYIRQEIQ, via the coding sequence ATGCGCCAAATATTTACTTCTTCTGATTCTGACTTGCTGACCGGGCTGCTCGGACGGCTTGGTTTCGCGGCCCGGCCTGATGGCGAGCTGCAGCTGCGCGGCATCCGCAACCCCGATGGCTCCCTGCGCTGGGTGTGGCCGGCTGGGGAGCGGCAGCCGCTGTTTCTGGCTTTCTACAACGCCACTACCTGGAAAGCCCGCCTCTTCAGCCGCGCCGTGCGGCTGGCCTTTACCTGCCGCTTGCAGGGGCTGCTGTTTCCGGTGCTGCCCGGCCGCTATGAGGCTGTGGCCCGGCCCGGTTGGCTGCCCGGCTCGTTTGCCCTGTTCACCGGTACGCCCGGCCCCAACCGCAAAGCTGTGTGCTGCGCCCCCGATGCCCAGGGCCGCCGCGTATTCGCCAAGCTGGCGCTGGGCCCCGAGGCCGAAGCCAAAATAGCCCGCGAGGCCGCCGTGCTGGCCCGCCCCCGGCCCGCCGCCTTGCGGGCCGTGCCGCTGCCCCAGCTGCTGGCCAGCGCCCCCGGCCTGCTGGTGCAGACGGATGTGCAGCCCGTCCGCGCCACCCGCAGCGCCACCCTGGAGCTGCCGCACCGCGCCTACCTGTGCGCCACGGCCGCCGCCGCCCGCCGCCTGCCCCTGGCGGCCACCGGGTTCTGGCACACCGTGCACCACCAGGTGGCCGATCTGCTGAACCTGCCCGACACCCGCCTGCCCGTGGGGTTGCGCCGCCACCTGGCTACGCTGCTGGCTGGCCTCAGCCCCCAGCAGCAGTTAGGCTTCGGCTTCGCCCACGGCGACTTCACGCCCTGGAACTGCTGGGTAGCCCCCGGTCACGACGACGCCACCCCCGGCCACCTGGCCCTTTACGACCTGGAGTTTGCCACCGAGCAGGCCCCGGTGCTCTACGATCTGTTCCACTTCCAAGTGCAGCAGGGGCTGCTGGTGGAGCGGCTGGCCCCGGCCCTCATCCGCGACCGGGCGCTGGCCCTGGCCGCCCAGATAGACCCGGGGTTGTCGGGGGCGGAGGTGCGGCTGGCCTGGCACCTGTACCTGCTGCACCAGATAAGCAGCGGCCTGCTGCTCTACCACGCGCAGGCGGAGTGGCACACCCAGGTGCAGTGGCTGCTGGCCGGCTGGCTGGGCCTCGTGAACCTGGAGCTGGCCGCCACCGAGCCCCACCGCCGGCTGGTGCTGGCCGAGCTGCTCGATGCCCTGCCCGGCCGGGGCGGGGTGGTGCTGAAGCTGCGCGCCGCCGATGCCTACGAGCTGCGCCCCACCTCCGACGTGGACGCTTTGCTGCCCCGCGCCGCGGCCCGGGCCACCGCCCGGTTCCTGCGCCGCCACCCGCTGGTGCGCGCCGCCACCGTGCGTACTCAGGCCCACATGCTGTCGGTGGATTGCCACCTGCACGACGACACGTTTCTGGCCGTGGACCTGCTGCACGAGGTGGAGCGCAAAACCCTGCGGCTGCTGGCGGCCCCGGCCGTGCTGGCCGAGGCGCGCACCGTGGCCCCCGGTGTGCCGGTGCCCTCCCTGGCCCACGATTTCGCCTACACCTGGCTGTTCTACTGGCTGAACGACAGCTCTGTGCCCGCCGGCCACCTCTGGCACTTCGAGCAGCAGCCCGCCGAGCAGCAGCGCGCTTTGCTCGACAACCTGCGCCGCGACTATGGACTATCTTTTGGCTCCCTGGCTGAGGCGGCGGAGTTTGATGCGGCCCTGCTGCCGGCGCTGCAGCGGGCCGTGCAGCGGCAGCCCGGCAATGGGTGGCTGCAGCGCGGGCGGCGGGCTCTGGCCTACGGCTGGCACACGCTGGCCTCGCACTTCCGGCCCCAGGGCATGCTCATTACCTTCAGCGGGGTAGATGGAGCCGGCAAATCAACGGTGATTGAGCACGTGCGGCACGGGCTGGAAAAGCAGTGGCGCAAGCGCGTGGTCGTGATTCGGCACCGGCCCTCGGTGCTGCCTATTCTCAGCGCCTGGAAGTACGGCAAGACCGGGGCCGAGCAGCGCGCCGTGCAGAGCCTGCCCCACCAGGGCCAGAACCAGAGCCAGTTGTCCTCGCTGGTGCGCTTCGCTTACTACTACCTCGATTACGTGGTGGGCCAGGCCGTGGTGTGGCTGCAGCACACCCGCCGGGGCCACATCGTGCTCTACGACCGGTACTACTTCGACTTCATCAACGACAGCCGCCGCAGCAACCTGCGCCTGCCCGAGGGGCTGACCCGCTCTCTGTACCGCTTCGTGCATAAGCCCCGGCTCAACTTCTTCCTCTACGCCGACGCGGCCGAGATTCTACGTCGCAAGCAGGAAATGCCCGCCGCCGACATCACCCTGCTCACCCGCAAGTACCAGGACCTGTTCCGGCAGCTGGGCAGCCGCTACCGCCACTCGCGCTACATCCCCATCCGCAACCACGACCTGGACGCTACGCTATCCACCATCAGCACCTATATCCGGCAGGAAATCCAATGA
- a CDS encoding O-antigen ligase family protein encodes MLKTSTSSNHHRLLRTVQVLLTLILLIKLAGFFTWSEDVGLTRVLKIGSRLAMTLAAAGVSQWLQRRGAVAAWRWQHSLAVLLYGAYLLLGLASLLWSGNPGYSLLQLLMVMETLVFAYFYAQCFVLLDTFYAGSNIHFARVVGNACCWLVLGFLVGAVVAPDTFYRLTHGGEEARLGGFMMNPNELGMLCVVGASCLGFNFYQGHRPRLTLLQLLPLVVALVLTGSRSSLAGFGLVLFFHLRQAGRRWQLLALGGVGASLPLLAGLVVKQGGLEEVLSLTGRLPFWQALLTEGLPREPLLGYGFMRIAYGEYFQSTHTYAAQMTHNTFIQVLLNLGMVGFGVVLAQLLLLVRGALQSPDKQARLLFVGLLIPLLINSFTEFGIFGQSNFGILFYQLLIFLTCLRFNSRLTAPERRVLRLRRPELALLPTAG; translated from the coding sequence ATGCTTAAAACCTCTACATCCTCCAACCACCACCGGCTGCTGCGTACCGTGCAGGTGCTGCTCACCCTGATTCTGCTCATCAAGCTGGCCGGCTTCTTCACCTGGAGCGAGGACGTGGGCCTGACGCGCGTCCTCAAAATCGGCTCCCGCCTGGCCATGACGCTGGCCGCCGCCGGCGTGAGCCAGTGGCTGCAGCGGCGCGGGGCGGTGGCCGCCTGGCGGTGGCAGCACAGCTTGGCCGTGCTGCTCTACGGGGCCTACCTGCTGCTGGGCCTGGCCTCACTGCTGTGGTCGGGCAACCCCGGCTACTCCCTGCTGCAGCTGCTGATGGTGATGGAAACCCTGGTGTTCGCCTACTTCTACGCGCAGTGCTTTGTGCTGCTGGATACGTTCTACGCGGGCAGCAACATCCATTTTGCCCGGGTGGTGGGCAACGCCTGCTGCTGGCTGGTGCTGGGCTTCCTGGTGGGGGCCGTGGTGGCGCCCGATACGTTTTACCGCCTCACCCACGGCGGCGAGGAGGCCCGGCTGGGCGGCTTTATGATGAACCCCAACGAGCTGGGAATGCTGTGCGTGGTGGGGGCCTCCTGCCTGGGCTTTAACTTCTACCAGGGCCACCGCCCGCGCCTGACGCTGCTGCAGCTGTTGCCGCTGGTGGTGGCCCTGGTACTCACCGGCTCCCGCTCCTCGCTGGCGGGCTTCGGGCTGGTGCTGTTCTTCCACCTGCGCCAAGCCGGCCGCCGCTGGCAGCTGCTGGCCCTGGGCGGGGTAGGGGCCAGCCTGCCGCTGCTGGCCGGGCTGGTAGTGAAGCAGGGCGGGCTGGAGGAAGTGCTCAGCCTCACCGGCCGCCTCCCGTTCTGGCAGGCCCTGCTCACCGAGGGCCTGCCCCGCGAGCCACTGCTGGGCTACGGCTTTATGCGCATTGCCTACGGCGAGTATTTCCAGAGCACCCATACCTACGCCGCCCAAATGACGCACAACACCTTCATTCAGGTGCTGCTGAACCTAGGTATGGTGGGCTTCGGTGTGGTGCTGGCTCAGCTGCTGCTGCTGGTGCGCGGGGCCCTGCAAAGCCCCGATAAGCAGGCCCGACTGCTGTTCGTGGGGCTGCTGATTCCGCTGCTGATCAACTCCTTCACCGAGTTCGGGATTTTCGGGCAGTCCAACTTCGGCATCCTGTTCTACCAGCTGCTCATCTTCCTGACCTGCCTGCGCTTCAACTCCCGCCTGACGGCTCCCGAGCGCCGGGTGCTGCGCCTGCGCCGCCCCGAACTGGCGTTGCTGCCCACGGCCGGCTAA
- a CDS encoding glycosyltransferase family 4 protein, with translation MVSIPEFLILPQAADAPTELEPDIRIIHLILGKANPERMNGVNKVVHALATQQYRAGWNVEVWGITHDREVNYPPREFATSLFRACRSPFQLDEELVAALETIEDKTVIHLHGGFIPVYHTLARKLTELNLCYVLTPHGSYSAAAMHKSRLMKRLYMQLYERFLLTHAAQVQCLGHSEVRGLQQLPNEVRTCLLPYGFEIPAPLNLPDRDEPRGIFRVGFCGRLDERHKGLSCLIKGFAEFARRTPGVELWIIGDGPDRKRVEQWAAEAPKGKIKLLGSRFGDEKMGLLSQLDVFAHPSHYEGLPTAVLEAATLGVPCLVTEATNFGSYIRDFDCGLVLPTADPELLTEGLDRLRRQWLNVPRRQLAQRCHAMVTTAFYWPTLLHEYQRMYRRAYYA, from the coding sequence ATGGTTAGTATTCCCGAATTCCTGATCCTCCCGCAGGCGGCCGACGCGCCCACCGAGCTGGAGCCCGATATCCGCATTATTCACCTGATTTTGGGCAAAGCCAACCCCGAGCGCATGAACGGCGTGAACAAGGTGGTACATGCCCTGGCCACCCAGCAGTACCGCGCCGGCTGGAACGTGGAGGTGTGGGGCATCACCCACGACCGGGAAGTAAACTACCCGCCCCGCGAGTTTGCCACCTCCCTGTTCCGGGCCTGCCGCAGTCCGTTTCAGCTCGATGAGGAGCTAGTAGCGGCTCTGGAAACCATCGAGGACAAGACGGTGATTCACCTGCACGGGGGCTTTATTCCGGTGTACCACACGCTGGCCCGCAAGCTCACTGAGCTCAACCTCTGCTACGTGCTTACGCCCCACGGCAGCTACAGCGCGGCGGCCATGCACAAAAGCCGGCTGATGAAGCGCCTCTACATGCAGCTCTACGAGCGGTTTCTGCTCACCCACGCCGCCCAGGTGCAGTGCCTGGGCCACAGCGAGGTGCGCGGCCTGCAGCAGCTGCCCAACGAGGTACGCACCTGCCTGCTGCCCTACGGCTTCGAGATTCCCGCGCCCCTGAACCTGCCGGACCGCGACGAGCCCCGGGGCATCTTCCGCGTGGGCTTCTGCGGCCGCCTCGATGAGCGGCACAAGGGCCTGAGCTGCCTGATCAAGGGCTTTGCCGAGTTTGCCCGCCGCACACCCGGCGTGGAGCTCTGGATTATCGGCGACGGGCCCGACCGCAAGCGGGTGGAGCAATGGGCGGCTGAGGCCCCCAAAGGCAAAATCAAGCTACTGGGCAGCCGGTTCGGGGATGAGAAGATGGGGTTGTTGTCGCAGCTGGATGTGTTTGCCCACCCCTCGCACTACGAGGGCCTGCCCACGGCCGTGCTGGAAGCAGCCACCCTGGGCGTGCCTTGTCTGGTAACGGAGGCCACCAATTTCGGCTCCTACATCCGCGACTTCGATTGTGGCCTGGTGCTGCCCACCGCCGACCCCGAGCTGCTGACCGAGGGCCTCGACCGGCTGCGCCGCCAGTGGCTGAATGTGCCCCGCCGCCAGCTCGCCCAGCGCTGCCACGCCATGGTTACCACGGCCTTCTACTGGCCCACCCTGCTCCACGAGTATCAGCGCATGTACCGCCGCGCCTACTATGCTTAA